In Brassica napus cultivar Da-Ae unplaced genomic scaffold, Da-Ae ScsIHWf_528;HRSCAF=793, whole genome shotgun sequence, the genomic window TCCAAACAACTAATTATTGTAGAAAGTAGATCGATTGATACGTGAATGagaagaccagcgaagaaaaagaaaccaaagcCATGAGTAGAGCCAGTGGCTCGATCCTTGATGACCACTTGTAAAACCTCACGGAAAACATATACATCGATCAGACTGAaaacatcatttatattaaaagaaaaaaacagaataaTCTGTTCCAAAAATCTGATGGAATTCTAAAAACTCTAGTTAAATTTAGAGAAGTTACAGAAACTATGACTTACATATTTCAAGGTAGCAAGTATCTCCTTCAGAGATGATGGTTCCACTGCATCATGAGATATAAGATTCTGCAAGCATGAAAGTCCTATTACACTAAGTTTTGTATTCCTGACTCCACATGCCGTTAGAAAGATCCGAAGGATGTCTTCATTGCTTGAAAGATCACTCGCACTCGATGATGAACGAagctaacaaaaaaaagaagataaattcaACTACTTAACAGGTAACCCTTTAAGTAAATTAAGTCTCACAATTTGAACTCGGATCTACAATTCAATTCATTAATAAAGATTCTGAGAATATATATAAGCAATTAAACTCAtgttggagaaaaaaaaaagatagctATTGATCAGTTTTCACATGATCAATCAAACGTACATTCAATCTTAGAGTGCAAGTTAAAAAAGCATAGTGCGAGCTAACTAAATCAAGGTTGTCATGTTCACAGTGAATTCAAGCTCTAACAGCAGACATGTGCATTACTATGAGAAAATCTAACCTTCAAGATTGCTTGCTCCGCTCCGTCTTTCACGACGGGATACCTCTGTGGTGCCTCCGCGAAGAGAGCACGGAGATCCGCCTCCAAAACCGCTACCAAAGCCATCTTCGTACTCCGATGCTAGGTTTTAGGGTGAAACTCAGAAAATAGCTGAACTGGAAAGTATGGCATCGAGATCGGACGGTAAAGCTCCAATCGGGAGGAATTGGGAACGAAGGTAAAAGATCTTCTTTGTGATTTGAGCTGTGTATGTTTAAGATGTCACGTGCTTCAAATCTCTGGACGTTTACCAGACTCATATGACGATGAACCATAGATGACAACTTGGGATCGAAGGCGACGATTAAACCTAAATGTTAGGGGTGACTCTTATTGGGCTGGCCGACTGGTCTCTCCATCCACACATAAGGCCCACGACATAGATAAGCCTGCATCCATTGCATTTCCGAATTAATGAAACGCGACGTTTAAATTAATGGGACAGGTGCCGCGGTCTCCTCTCTCTAATTGATGACGTGGCGCCCTGAAAAGAGAATCACGCTCTTCTTTATGTTATTAGATATTAGATTAATCTTAAATGTTCTTATAGTACGAAGTACATTACGTACTGTACCCATAAGTCAAAACCTTCATTATATGCATCATTtaaaatcaagaaaacaaaaacaaaatcaagatAACGATAATTTGTTTTTCATTAACATTACATGTCATGTCAGACCATCTTCAACTCACTCCTATTTCAATCTCAATATTTTTCTTAGAGATTTCTATTTAAGAGGAAACTATAGAAgtgtacattggagatgtttaTAGTGTAGTTGCATGAGCTGTGATGAagatttttctcttttcatAACCATTTTATTTCCTCTCTATTTTTCTGTGTCATTTGTTTTATAGTTGAAAATgctttttttcaaatattttttatagtaataTGTTTTGCAAATGGGGGAAACtgaattttaattcttttttggttataatattttatctgtGAAATTGATAAAGAGCTATATGTGctataaagaaaatgaaaagaatagttaaatcaaaagaggaaaaaaaaacaaatattaaaaaacaaaacaaaaaaatggagAGACAAATAAAGATGGAACAGATTTTTTCACGTGTCGAGTCAGCCTCCTCGACACGCTATCCGACTGGGTCGTGCGGCTTCTAAGTTTGGGCTAAGGGTCCATTTAGCTTTTTTATTTAACCCGTAGTTCTTTGGGTTTGTAGCCGTCTTTTGCTGTAATCGGTTTCGGCTGTTTACTGGGCCTAacctatttatttaatataaaaaactttgacggaaaaaaaaagaaaagaaataaagatgGTGGAAAAAGAAGAGTAGGTGGGGGAGGTCGGCTTTTGATtagttaaattaaaataaaataaatcctGATCAACCGATTCGACTCACCGAGTCAAAAGACAGATTCAACTCGCTCGAGAGCTCTACAAGttggtttcttttattttttttctttaacatatttttttggcTTGGTTGGGTCAAGGTCAGGTGtaaaggagaagagagagagagagagagagtgttggAAGTTGAAACACCCACCCTTTGACCATAATCAAAGCGTTTATACAAAACTCTCTCTTCAGATCTGAAAGGGGCTTCTCTCAGTCTCTGTCCGCGTATTCTCTCCGGCGTCGTTTCATGATCTGACTTtggtctttttcttcttcttttactttgGTCACTGTTTCTTCTCAACATGCCACGCCCTTTCTTCCACAAGTTGATTTTCTCATCCACTATCCAAGAAAAACGCCTGGtaactcctcctcctcctcctcctcctcctccttctcttcttattagttTTGCAAAATTGAGTCTTTAAAGTTGGAATCTGGTCTCGAGTTTGCAAGTATATGCTTTTTTTTATTCGTGTATTTTCTGAGTGACACCTGTTAGATTTCTTGAACTGAATTGTCTTTGTTCTCGGTAGATATCTGGTCAAGGTTGTTTTTTTCCTTGTTCAGTTTTGTGAGCTGAAAAATTATGTTAGGAAGATTGGAAACTTTGGTCATTGTTTGGTTTTGCTGGAAAATTGAGGTTGGAGAAATCTTCATCCGGTCTAGAAGTTGTGAATGTAGTTTGGGATATGTGTCGAGTGAGTAGACTTCTTCTGGTGATGATTTTACATGTATGGTTTTTGTTAGATTGATGCAACTTCAGAGGAGGAGAACATGTTGAGATCTGTTTGTGGTTTCTCTGTTTTAACTCATGAAGGTCTGAGATTTTAGATTCCTCTTGTGAGTGAAACTCCAAAGAAGTGAAAAGTAATTTGACTCTTTTTTATAAGGTCTCTTTGCT contains:
- the LOC125604380 gene encoding protein MON2-like isoform X1; translated protein: MALVAVLEADLRALFAEAPQRYPVVKDGAEQAILKLRSSSSASDLSSNEDILRIFLTACGVRNTKLSVIGLSCLQNLISHDAVEPSSLKEILATLKYVLQVVIKDRATGSTHGFGFFFFAGLLIHVSIDLLSTIISCLEQRLLLLQVKLLFLFILFFCLCSSTLSPKAE
- the LOC125604380 gene encoding protein MON2-like isoform X2, whose protein sequence is MALVAVLEADLRALFAEAPQRYPVVKDGAEQAILKLRSSSSASDLSSNEDILRIFLTACGVRNTKLSVIGLSCLQNLISHDAVEPSSLKEILATLKYWSSRIEPLALLMALVSFSSLVFSFTYQSIYFLQ
- the LOC125604380 gene encoding protein MON2-like isoform X3: MALVAVLEADLRALFAEAPQRYPVVKDGAEQAILKLRSSSSASDLSSNEDILRIFLTACGVRNTKLSVIGLSCLQNLISHDAVEPSSLKEILATLKYIVLLLKIK